The following proteins are co-located in the Salvelinus namaycush isolate Seneca chromosome 33, SaNama_1.0, whole genome shotgun sequence genome:
- the LOC120028075 gene encoding biogenesis of lysosome-related organelles complex 1 subunit 5-like, translating into MDKLAIDVGDIQSRLMACRTRGDLLFCEFEEKHGFRERRFLDNLNKMVVETNEQSLPKCSEHMHRHLCEALTRLEDGNHTSHRIQERELEADQVKTQALFKAHELPIVI; encoded by the exons ATGGACAAGCTAGCCATAG ATGTTGGTGATATTCAGTCCAGGCTAATGGCCTGTCGTACAAGGGGAGATCTGCTATTTTGTGAATTTGAG gaaaaaCATGGATTCAGAGAGAGACGTTTCCTGGACAACCTGAACAAAATGGTGGTGGAGACCAATGAGCAGTCGTTGCCCAAATGTTCAGAGCACATGCATAGGCACCTCTGTGAGGCCCTCACACGAT TGGAGGATGGGAATCACACGTCACACAGGATCCAGGAGAGGGAGCTAGAGGCAGACCAAGTAAAGACACAGGCTCTCTTCAAAGCCCATGAATTACCAATAGTGATTTAA
- the LOC120027780 gene encoding eukaryotic translation elongation factor 1 epsilon-1-like, producing the protein MMALRELSSLEKSLGLKKPNKYSTQGDKKVPVLHSNNGPALVGLVTIATHLVQEAKRPELLGGSAEHKAVVQQWLEYRLTKVDGCHKDNIKTILKDLNSYLEDKVYLAGNEFTLADTLMYYGIHHIIVDLAIQEKEKHMNVTRWFDHVQHHTGVRHHLPPVLVLRNRVYTSGHH; encoded by the exons ATGATGGCGTTGAGAGAGCTGTCATCGCTGGAAAAATCTTTAGGATTGAAAAAGCCTAACAAATACAGTACTCAGGGAGACAAGAAG GTACCCGTGCTCCACAGTAATAATGGCCCAGCTCTGGTCGGCTTGGTGACCATCGCCACTCACCTGGTCCAAGAGGCCAAACGGCCCGAGTTACTGGGTGGGTCAGCAGAACACAAGGCTGTAGTGCAGCAGTGGCTGGAGTACAGGCTCACCAAAGTGGATGGATGCCACAAAGACAATATCAAGACCATACTGAAG GACCTCAACAGCTATCTAGAAGACAAGGTTTACCTGGCAGGAAATGAGTTCACCCTCGCCGACACACTCATGTACTACGGAATCCATCACATCATC gtGGACCTGGCCATCCAGGAGAAGGAGAAGCACATGAATGTGACACGGTGGTTTGACCACGTGCAGCACCACACCGGTGTCCGGCACCACCTACCCCCAGTGTTGGTCCTGAGGAACAGAGTGTACACCAGCGGCCACCACTGA